The Synechococcus sp. MW101C3 genome has a segment encoding these proteins:
- a CDS encoding HAD family hydrolase gives MNGGWLARGRSRLAARRCRDRLRQLKLLVLDVDGVLTDGGLWTTESGEVIKRFDVRDGLGIRLLQQAGLEVALLSGGKSGATEQRARYLGVQHCLTGVKDKPAALAALQRQLGLTPAATAFVGDDLNDLPVRPVVALLLCPADAAAPLRRHCDWVLPRRGGDGAVRLVAEAILQAQGRWQALAGAGWLDRNDGPAAPLTTAPGRAAPP, from the coding sequence GTGAATGGCGGCTGGCTGGCCCGCGGCCGCAGCCGGCTGGCGGCGCGGCGCTGCCGCGATCGGCTGCGGCAGCTGAAGCTGCTGGTGCTGGATGTGGACGGGGTGCTCACCGATGGCGGCCTCTGGACCACCGAGAGCGGTGAGGTGATCAAACGCTTCGATGTGCGCGACGGGCTGGGCATCCGCCTGCTGCAGCAGGCCGGGCTGGAGGTGGCCCTGCTGAGCGGCGGCAAGAGCGGTGCCACCGAGCAGCGGGCCCGCTACCTGGGCGTGCAGCACTGCCTCACCGGCGTGAAGGACAAACCCGCCGCCCTGGCGGCCCTGCAGCGGCAGCTGGGGCTGACCCCCGCCGCCACGGCCTTCGTGGGCGACGACCTCAACGACCTGCCGGTGCGGCCGGTGGTGGCGCTGCTGCTGTGCCCCGCCGACGCGGCGGCCCCCCTGCGACGCCACTGCGACTGGGTGCTGCCGCGGCGCGGCGGGGACGGGGCCGTGCGCCTAGTGGCGGAGGCGATCCTGCAGGCGCAGGGGCGCTGGCAGGCGCTGGCCGGCGCCGGCTGGCTCGATCGCAACGACGGACCCGCAGCGCCGCTCACCACCGCTCCCGGTCGAGCCGCTCCGCCCTGA
- a CDS encoding SIS domain-containing protein, whose product MSALTRCLQEEAAAIAAAAGRIESCQVDAALAMLDRCADQRAKLVITGVGKSGIVARKIAATFSSIGLMSLYLNPLDALHGDLGVVAPQDVVLLLSNSGETGELLEILPHLRRRGTGRIALVGKLQSSLARGCDVVLDASVDREVCPLNLAPTASTAVAMAIGDALAAVWMERRGISPADFALNHPAGALGKQLTLTVADLMLPTTQLHPLEESDSLSAVIALLTRDGAGACWVRRSGAPQQLAGLITDGDLRRALEQNAASGWAELCASQLMTADPITVGPGMLAVEALERMERNSRKPIGVLPVLDDAGTMLGLLRLHDLIQAGLSPSLS is encoded by the coding sequence ATGTCGGCATTGACCCGCTGCCTGCAGGAAGAGGCCGCCGCGATCGCCGCTGCCGCAGGCCGGATCGAAAGCTGCCAGGTGGATGCAGCCCTGGCGATGCTGGACCGCTGCGCCGACCAACGGGCCAAGCTCGTGATCACGGGGGTAGGCAAGAGCGGCATCGTGGCCCGCAAGATCGCGGCCACCTTCTCCTCGATCGGGCTGATGTCGCTGTACCTCAACCCGCTCGATGCCCTGCACGGAGACCTGGGTGTGGTGGCCCCGCAGGACGTGGTGCTGCTGCTCTCCAACAGCGGCGAAACCGGCGAACTGCTCGAAATCCTTCCCCACCTGCGCCGGCGTGGCACCGGCCGCATCGCCCTGGTGGGAAAACTGCAGTCGAGCCTGGCCCGCGGCTGCGATGTCGTGCTCGATGCCTCGGTGGACCGGGAGGTCTGCCCGCTCAATCTGGCCCCCACCGCCAGCACGGCGGTGGCGATGGCGATCGGCGATGCCCTGGCCGCCGTGTGGATGGAGCGGCGCGGCATCTCCCCGGCCGACTTCGCCCTCAACCATCCGGCCGGTGCGCTCGGCAAACAGCTCACGCTCACAGTGGCCGATCTGATGCTGCCCACCACCCAGCTGCATCCGCTGGAGGAAAGCGACAGCCTCAGCGCCGTGATCGCCCTGCTCACGCGCGATGGTGCCGGGGCCTGCTGGGTGCGCCGCAGCGGCGCGCCGCAGCAGCTGGCGGGCCTGATCACCGACGGCGACCTGCGCCGGGCCCTGGAGCAGAACGCCGCGTCCGGATGGGCTGAGCTGTGCGCCAGTCAGCTGATGACGGCCGATCCGATCACGGTGGGGCCGGGCATGCTGGCAGTGGAAGCGTTGGAACGCATGGAGCGCAACAGCCGCAAGCCGATCGGCGTGCTGCCCGTGCTCGACGACGCGGGAACCATGCTGGGCCTGCTGCGACTCCACGACCTGATCCAGGCGGGGCTGAGCCCCAGCTTGAGCTGA
- a CDS encoding sulfotransferase, giving the protein MTTRPKLLLIRGLGHSGTTLLDLALGAHPQVQGFGEAVRLLRRPAPGEEGGGPARLRRELRNERLCTCGCIAAQCPVWGPLLEWLPAHDHLPLAQKWQRLVAHAQEQALAEPLRWMVDSFQSDLELLTLPDAALGMEIRVLFLVRDVRSWVHAIARRPRRQVASGWRSLVRWRRVNGQLERRLQTAGKPVFLLGYEELALAPEAALTRLCHWLDLSFEPAMLMPGPSTGSHILSGNHMRFDPVKSARIRYDAAWLNSPFLPVHLALLLPGWQGMNRRLVYSNDLVDPGGLM; this is encoded by the coding sequence ATGACGACTCGCCCGAAGCTGCTGCTCATCCGCGGATTGGGCCACAGCGGTACCACCCTTCTTGATTTGGCGCTCGGTGCCCATCCCCAGGTGCAGGGCTTCGGCGAGGCGGTGCGCCTGTTGCGTAGGCCAGCGCCCGGTGAGGAAGGCGGTGGTCCGGCCAGGCTGCGGCGCGAACTGCGCAACGAACGTCTCTGCACCTGCGGTTGTATCGCGGCGCAATGCCCGGTCTGGGGGCCGCTTCTGGAGTGGCTACCGGCTCACGATCACCTGCCGCTGGCTCAAAAGTGGCAGCGTTTGGTGGCGCATGCTCAAGAGCAAGCCCTCGCCGAGCCACTGCGCTGGATGGTCGACTCGTTTCAGTCGGATCTGGAGTTGCTGACCCTGCCTGATGCGGCGCTTGGCATGGAAATCCGGGTGCTGTTTCTGGTCCGCGATGTGCGCTCCTGGGTTCACGCGATCGCACGCCGCCCCCGGCGCCAGGTGGCCAGTGGCTGGCGGTCGCTGGTCCGCTGGCGCCGTGTCAATGGCCAGCTCGAGCGGCGCCTGCAAACGGCGGGCAAGCCTGTGTTTCTCCTGGGTTATGAGGAGCTAGCTCTGGCCCCCGAAGCTGCGCTCACCCGCTTGTGCCACTGGCTTGATCTGAGCTTTGAGCCGGCGATGCTCATGCCGGGCCCTTCCACCGGCAGCCACATCCTCAGCGGCAATCACATGCGTTTTGATCCAGTGAAAAGTGCCCGCATCCGTTACGACGCCGCTTGGCTCAACAGCCCCTTTCTGCCTGTCCATCTGGCCTTGCTGCTGCCGGGATGGCAGGGCATGAACCGGCGGCTCGTTTATTCCAATGATCTGGTCGATCCCGGTGGCTTGATGTGA
- the smpB gene encoding SsrA-binding protein SmpB, translated as MAKAAGKKAARAARDAANRLLADNRFARHQYEILETLETGLELVGTEVKSIRAGKANLRDGFCLIRQGELQLHNVHISPHSHAGAYFNHEPLRTRKLLAHRREIDRLRIAIDQKGLTLIPLNLHLKGSWIKLTLGLAKGRKLHDKRQEERRKDADREVRAALTRG; from the coding sequence ATGGCGAAGGCAGCGGGAAAGAAAGCCGCGCGGGCAGCCCGTGATGCGGCCAACCGCCTGCTGGCCGACAACCGCTTCGCCCGTCACCAGTACGAGATTCTCGAAACGCTGGAAACCGGTCTGGAGCTGGTGGGCACCGAGGTGAAGTCGATCCGGGCCGGCAAGGCCAACCTGCGCGATGGCTTCTGCCTGATCCGCCAAGGGGAACTGCAGCTGCACAACGTGCATATCTCGCCCCACAGCCACGCCGGCGCCTATTTCAACCACGAGCCGCTGCGCACCCGCAAGCTGCTGGCCCACCGCCGCGAGATCGACAGGCTGCGCATCGCCATCGATCAGAAGGGGCTGACGCTCATCCCCCTGAACCTGCACCTCAAGGGCTCATGGATCAAGCTCACGCTCGGCCTGGCCAAGGGCCGCAAGCTGCACGACAAACGCCAGGAGGAGCGTCGCAAGGACGCCGACAGGGAAGTGCGCGCGGCCTTGACCCGCGGCTGA
- a CDS encoding CCA tRNA nucleotidyltransferase has product MPGLSLLDALDPPVQRVLATVVRAAAPLRVALVGGAVRDLLLHRVHNDPWRGLPDLDLVVEEGSEAAGPPAAHRVVERLRGTPGAGLGFCQLHPAYGTAELEIDGVVLDLATARGERYAHPGANPTVFFGSLDDDLARRDLSINAMALVLADGALLDPHDGLADLAARRLRFLHAGSLSDDPTRLVRAARYGARLGMDLAPGSLRQWTDTLARWPWPAAGTVPSLGTRLRRELELLLGREPWPQALQLLQGWQGLALLAPGLQGDSSWRRRLRWADRLRAAADLPGWSPGPWRLLALLAALQDPLPPAQRLQLPERSLQALRGLQRLPSGSLPRSPAALSQRLERKGLPLDSVVLALACGAGPAAPAPGLALRRGLLRWLLRWRQLPPPCTAAELLATGLTQGPALGERLRALRAERLDRERW; this is encoded by the coding sequence ATGCCCGGCCTTTCGCTGCTCGACGCGCTCGATCCCCCCGTGCAGCGGGTGCTGGCCACGGTGGTGCGCGCCGCAGCGCCGCTGCGGGTGGCTCTGGTGGGCGGTGCGGTGCGGGATCTGCTGCTGCACCGCGTCCACAACGACCCCTGGCGTGGCCTGCCCGATCTCGATCTGGTGGTGGAAGAAGGCAGTGAAGCGGCGGGACCGCCGGCGGCCCACCGGGTGGTGGAGCGCCTGCGGGGCACACCGGGAGCGGGGCTGGGCTTCTGTCAGCTGCATCCGGCCTATGGCACCGCCGAGCTTGAGATCGATGGGGTGGTGCTGGATCTGGCCACGGCACGCGGCGAGCGCTACGCCCATCCAGGTGCCAACCCCACGGTGTTTTTCGGCTCCCTCGACGACGACCTGGCCCGCCGCGACCTGAGCATCAACGCCATGGCGCTGGTGCTCGCCGATGGCGCCCTGCTCGATCCCCACGACGGTCTGGCAGATCTGGCCGCGCGGCGGCTGCGTTTCCTCCACGCCGGCAGCCTCAGCGACGACCCGACCCGGCTGGTGCGGGCGGCCCGTTATGGCGCCCGCCTGGGCATGGACCTGGCGCCCGGCAGCCTGCGGCAGTGGACCGACACCCTGGCCCGCTGGCCCTGGCCGGCGGCGGGCACGGTGCCCTCGCTGGGCACGCGCCTGCGGCGGGAACTGGAGCTGCTGCTGGGCCGCGAACCCTGGCCGCAGGCCCTGCAGCTGCTGCAGGGCTGGCAGGGGCTGGCGCTGCTGGCGCCGGGTCTGCAGGGCGACAGCAGCTGGCGGCGGCGGCTGCGCTGGGCCGACCGGCTGCGGGCGGCAGCGGATTTACCGGGCTGGTCGCCAGGCCCGTGGCGGCTGCTGGCCCTGCTGGCTGCGCTCCAGGATCCGCTGCCGCCCGCGCAGCGCCTGCAACTGCCAGAACGCAGCCTGCAGGCACTGCGGGGCCTGCAACGCCTGCCCAGCGGCTCCCTGCCGCGCTCGCCGGCGGCGCTGAGCCAGCGGCTGGAGCGCAAGGGCCTGCCGCTCGACTCCGTGGTGCTGGCCCTGGCCTGCGGCGCGGGGCCGGCCGCTCCCGCCCCTGGGCTGGCGTTGCGCCGCGGACTGCTGCGCTGGCTGCTGCGCTGGCGCCAGCTGCCGCCCCCGTGCACAGCGGCGGAGCTGCTGGCCACGGGCCTGACCCAGGGGCCAGCGCTGGGCGAGCGCCTGCGTGCCCTCAGGGCGGAGCGGCTCGACCGGGAGCGGTGGTGA
- a CDS encoding glycosyltransferase, translated as MSRPIPIFIGVDPRERAATNVLIDSLYQTSTQTLAITPLETPQLECQGLYWRQRDPRQSTAFSFTRFLVPQLCGYQGWAIFMDCDMLCLSDITELWALRDDRFAVMCVQHDHVPGETVKFLGERQSAYPKKNWSSLMLFNTSRCTALTPEYVNTASGLDLHRFHWLAGDHEIGALPDRWNHLVDVQAPPPLAPEPGGAALLHWTLGGPWFRECRTMGGPLAARWYAARDDAMRLWD; from the coding sequence ATGAGTAGGCCCATCCCCATTTTCATCGGTGTCGATCCGCGCGAGCGGGCGGCCACCAATGTGTTGATCGACAGTCTGTATCAGACCAGCACACAAACGCTGGCGATCACACCACTCGAGACGCCGCAGCTGGAGTGCCAGGGGTTGTACTGGCGCCAGCGGGATCCCAGGCAAAGCACGGCCTTTTCGTTCACCCGCTTCCTCGTGCCGCAGCTGTGCGGCTATCAGGGCTGGGCGATTTTCATGGACTGCGACATGTTGTGTCTCAGTGACATCACTGAACTCTGGGCCCTGCGGGATGATCGCTTCGCGGTGATGTGCGTGCAGCACGATCACGTTCCTGGCGAAACCGTGAAGTTTCTCGGTGAGCGGCAATCGGCCTATCCGAAGAAAAACTGGAGTTCGTTGATGCTGTTCAACACCAGCCGCTGCACCGCGCTCACCCCCGAGTACGTCAACACCGCCTCCGGCCTCGATCTGCACCGCTTCCACTGGTTGGCGGGGGATCACGAGATCGGCGCCCTGCCCGACCGCTGGAACCATCTCGTCGATGTGCAGGCGCCGCCGCCGCTGGCACCGGAGCCGGGCGGTGCCGCCCTGCTGCACTGGACGCTGGGCGGCCCCTGGTTCCGTGAATGCCGCACGATGGGCGGGCCCCTGGCCGCCCGCTGGTATGCCGCCCGCGACGACGCCATGCGTCTGTGGGATTGA
- a CDS encoding diadenosine tetraphosphate hydrolase — translation MGLSEVAAGCGVCRLHAEPEAIALYEILRRPLWLLRHHPTPAPLPGWLLLDAVRHLDGPAAFTAAEAAGFGPMLQRCSALVRQLTGCERVYVIAFGEGARHLHAHLIPRHAADPDTAAWRVADVYRQMEAGARPAAAPERVEALVRQARSLTALWE, via the coding sequence GTGGGATTGAGCGAAGTGGCCGCCGGTTGTGGCGTCTGCCGTCTGCACGCCGAGCCGGAGGCGATCGCCCTGTACGAGATCCTGCGCCGGCCCCTGTGGCTGCTGCGGCACCACCCCACACCGGCGCCGCTGCCGGGCTGGCTGCTGCTCGATGCGGTCCGCCACCTCGATGGCCCGGCCGCCTTCACGGCCGCGGAGGCGGCGGGCTTCGGGCCGATGTTGCAGCGCTGCAGTGCCCTGGTGCGCCAGCTCACCGGCTGCGAGCGCGTCTATGTGATCGCTTTCGGGGAGGGGGCCCGGCACCTGCACGCGCACCTGATCCCCCGCCATGCCGCCGACCCCGACACCGCCGCCTGGCGGGTGGCGGATGTGTACCGGCAGATGGAGGCCGGCGCCCGGCCAGCGGCGGCGCCCGAGCGGGTGGAAGCGCTGGTGCGGCAGGCCCGCAGCCTCACGGCGCTGTGGGAATAG
- the kdsB gene encoding 3-deoxy-manno-octulosonate cytidylyltransferase, with amino-acid sequence MTGSGLSDRQHGGGASAPEPAALASPPALACVVAVPARLESSRLPNKVMADIGGQPMLQRVLLRCRLAQRPAAVVLCTDSEVLRAAAEGWGFPVLMTSASCSSGSERLASVVEALIARAGATGGALAAARSVIINVQGDQPFIDPAVIDAMALEFERRTPTPEVLTPIYRMPPEKIHDPNVVKTLLAADGRALYFSRSAIPHVRGEDPQHWHAHAPYWGHVGIYGYRADVLARWNALPHSPLEHTEKLEQLRLIEAGLTVGTFPVEGDFLSVDTAAQLEQARRLAAA; translated from the coding sequence ATGACGGGCAGTGGCTTGAGCGATCGGCAGCACGGTGGTGGCGCCTCGGCGCCGGAGCCTGCCGCCCTCGCCAGCCCACCGGCGCTGGCCTGCGTGGTGGCCGTGCCGGCGCGGCTGGAGTCGTCCCGCCTGCCCAACAAGGTGATGGCCGACATCGGCGGCCAGCCGATGCTGCAGCGGGTGCTGCTGCGTTGCCGCCTGGCGCAGCGGCCTGCTGCGGTGGTGCTCTGCACCGACAGCGAGGTGCTGCGGGCGGCGGCCGAGGGCTGGGGATTTCCGGTGCTGATGACCAGCGCCAGCTGCAGCTCCGGCAGCGAGCGGCTCGCCTCGGTGGTGGAGGCCCTGATTGCCCGGGCGGGGGCCACGGGTGGCGCCTTGGCCGCGGCCCGCAGCGTGATCATCAATGTGCAGGGGGATCAGCCGTTCATTGATCCGGCCGTGATCGATGCGATGGCACTGGAGTTTGAGCGGCGCACGCCCACGCCGGAGGTGCTCACCCCGATCTACCGAATGCCGCCGGAGAAGATCCACGACCCCAATGTGGTCAAGACGCTGCTGGCTGCCGATGGCCGCGCGCTCTACTTCTCCCGCTCCGCTATCCCGCACGTACGCGGTGAGGATCCGCAGCACTGGCACGCCCATGCGCCCTACTGGGGCCATGTAGGCATCTACGGCTACCGCGCCGACGTGCTGGCCCGCTGGAATGCCTTGCCCCACTCACCGCTGGAGCACACCGAGAAGCTGGAGCAGCTGCGGCTGATCGAGGCGGGCCTCACGGTGGGCACCTTCCCGGTGGAGGGTGATTTCCTCTCGGTCGACACCGCCGCCCAGCTGGAGCAGGCCCGCCGCCTGGCTGCCGCCTGA
- a CDS encoding tetratricopeptide repeat protein yields the protein MLATLLAVLLAAQMSVPQLFDAALSASRDGRFGEALPLWDQVVEQLPGDASVWSNRGNVRLAMGDPQGAISDQNRAIALEPGSADPYLNRGIAEESLQQWDLAAADYEAILQNDPADAAALYNLGNVRGSQGHWDQARRCFEAADLARPGFAMARSSAALAAFQQGDGAAAERELRLLIRRYPLFADARAGLTAVLWQRGASGEAESNWAAASGLDPRYRQPEWLLQIRRWPPLPVHALQDFLQLARR from the coding sequence ATGCTCGCCACCCTGCTGGCGGTGCTGCTGGCCGCGCAAATGAGTGTGCCCCAGCTGTTCGATGCGGCCCTGAGCGCCAGCCGCGACGGGCGCTTCGGTGAGGCCCTGCCCCTGTGGGATCAGGTGGTGGAGCAGCTGCCCGGCGATGCCTCCGTCTGGAGCAACCGCGGCAACGTGCGGCTGGCGATGGGGGATCCGCAGGGCGCGATCAGCGACCAGAACCGCGCGATCGCGCTGGAACCCGGCAGCGCCGACCCCTACCTGAACCGGGGCATCGCCGAGGAGTCCCTGCAGCAGTGGGACCTGGCCGCTGCCGACTACGAGGCGATCCTCCAGAACGATCCGGCCGATGCGGCGGCGCTCTACAACCTCGGCAATGTCCGCGGCTCCCAGGGACACTGGGACCAGGCGCGCCGCTGCTTCGAAGCGGCCGATCTGGCCCGGCCGGGCTTTGCGATGGCCCGCTCCAGCGCCGCCCTGGCGGCCTTCCAGCAGGGGGATGGGGCGGCGGCCGAGCGGGAACTGCGCCTGCTGATCCGCCGCTACCCGCTGTTCGCCGATGCCCGCGCCGGCCTCACGGCTGTGCTGTGGCAACGCGGCGCCTCAGGGGAGGCGGAGAGCAACTGGGCGGCGGCCTCCGGCCTCGACCCCCGCTACCGGCAGCCAGAATGGCTCCTGCAGATACGGCGCTGGCCTCCCCTGCCGGTGCACGCTCTTCAG
- the kdsA gene encoding 3-deoxy-8-phosphooctulonate synthase: MSHAEGTCTRWTVSFILIAGPCVIESPELVFEVAERVKAITERLGITYVFKASFDKANRSSGGSYRGPGVAEGLEVLAEVKRRTGLPLLTDIHESQQAAPVAAVVDVLQIPAFLCRQTDLLLAAADAVRGTGKTINVKKGQFLAPWDMAQVVTKLREAGVEKLWLTERGSSFGYNTLVVDYRGLPQLRALGCPVIFDATHSVQQPGGRGSSSGGQREYVAPLARAAVAVGVDGLFMEVHPDPENALSDGPNMVPLHRLEPLLEQLLAIRAPLQQRPEAVSTL; this comes from the coding sequence GTGAGCCATGCTGAGGGCACCTGCACGCGGTGGACCGTGAGTTTCATCCTGATCGCCGGCCCCTGTGTGATCGAAAGCCCGGAACTTGTGTTCGAGGTGGCCGAGCGGGTCAAGGCCATCACCGAGCGGCTCGGCATCACCTATGTGTTCAAGGCCAGCTTCGACAAGGCCAACCGCAGCTCCGGCGGCTCCTACCGCGGCCCCGGCGTGGCCGAGGGCCTGGAGGTGCTGGCGGAAGTGAAGCGCCGCACCGGGCTGCCTCTGCTCACCGACATTCACGAAAGCCAGCAGGCCGCTCCAGTGGCCGCCGTGGTGGACGTGCTGCAGATTCCCGCCTTCCTCTGCCGTCAGACCGATCTGCTGCTGGCCGCCGCTGACGCCGTTCGCGGCACCGGCAAGACGATCAACGTGAAGAAAGGCCAGTTCCTCGCCCCCTGGGACATGGCCCAGGTGGTGACCAAACTGCGCGAGGCCGGCGTGGAGAAGCTCTGGCTCACCGAGCGGGGCTCCAGCTTCGGATACAACACCCTGGTGGTGGACTACCGCGGCCTGCCCCAGCTGCGGGCGCTCGGCTGCCCGGTGATCTTCGATGCCACCCACTCTGTGCAGCAGCCCGGTGGTCGTGGCAGCAGCAGCGGCGGCCAGCGTGAATACGTGGCGCCGCTGGCGCGCGCCGCCGTGGCCGTGGGGGTGGACGGCCTGTTCATGGAGGTGCATCCCGACCCGGAGAACGCCCTCAGCGACGGGCCCAACATGGTGCCGCTGCATCGCCTCGAACCCCTGCTGGAGCAGTTGCTGGCGATCCGCGCCCCGCTGCAGCAGCGCCCTGAAGCGGTCAGCACGCTGTGA
- the ruvB gene encoding Holliday junction branch migration DNA helicase RuvB, which produces MAIVSSGPSDRASGKGSSRLGSRRLVDAQPHPYDSALDPAAGLDRAEAGDPADSAGAAELSGTAEAPRLLREDTLRPRRLGEYIGQRELKQVLAIAVEATRNRGDALDHVLLYGPPGLGKTTMALVLAEELGVRCRITSAPALERPRDIVGLLMNLQPRDLLFIDEIHRLNRVAEELLYPAMEDCRLDLTVGKGTTARTRAVPLAPFTLVGATTRAGALSSPLRDRFGLIQRLEFYDLPDLQAIVERAAGLLKLELAGDAAIEVARRCRGTPRIANRLLRRVRDVASVRGHACIDAALVAEALSLHRVDARGLDASDRRLLQLLLEGYGGGPVGLETLAAGLGEDPVTLETVVEPFLLQLGFLQRTPRGRIATAAAREHLAWPEAA; this is translated from the coding sequence ATGGCGATCGTGTCCTCCGGCCCGTCCGATCGAGCCTCTGGCAAGGGCTCCAGTCGCCTGGGCTCCAGACGCCTGGTGGATGCGCAGCCCCATCCGTATGACAGCGCCCTGGACCCCGCCGCAGGCCTCGACAGGGCTGAGGCCGGCGACCCAGCCGATTCAGCCGGCGCCGCTGAGCTGAGCGGCACAGCCGAGGCCCCGCGGTTGCTGCGCGAGGACACGCTCCGCCCGCGCCGGCTCGGCGAGTACATCGGCCAGCGGGAGCTCAAGCAGGTGCTGGCGATCGCGGTGGAGGCCACCCGCAACCGCGGCGATGCGCTCGATCACGTGCTGCTCTACGGCCCCCCCGGCCTCGGCAAGACCACCATGGCCCTGGTGCTGGCCGAGGAGCTGGGCGTGCGCTGCCGCATCACCAGTGCGCCGGCGCTGGAACGCCCGCGCGACATCGTCGGGCTGCTGATGAACCTGCAGCCGCGCGACCTGCTGTTCATCGATGAGATCCACCGGCTCAACCGAGTGGCTGAAGAACTGCTCTACCCCGCCATGGAGGACTGCCGGCTGGATCTCACCGTGGGCAAGGGCACCACGGCCCGCACCCGCGCCGTGCCGCTGGCGCCGTTCACGCTGGTGGGGGCCACCACCCGGGCGGGAGCGTTGAGTTCGCCGTTGCGTGATCGCTTCGGGTTGATCCAGCGGCTGGAGTTCTATGACCTGCCCGATCTGCAGGCGATCGTGGAGCGGGCCGCCGGCCTGCTGAAGCTGGAGCTCGCGGGCGATGCCGCGATCGAGGTGGCCCGCCGCTGCCGCGGCACCCCCCGGATCGCCAACCGCCTGCTGCGTCGCGTCCGGGATGTGGCGAGCGTGCGCGGCCACGCCTGCATCGATGCGGCGCTGGTGGCTGAAGCCCTCAGCCTGCACCGCGTGGATGCCCGCGGCCTCGATGCCAGCGACCGGCGGTTGCTGCAGCTGCTGTTGGAGGGCTACGGCGGTGGCCCGGTGGGCCTCGAGACCCTGGCCGCCGGGCTGGGCGAAGACCCGGTCACGCTGGAAACGGTGGTGGAGCCCTTCCTGCTGCAGCTGGGCTTCCTGCAGCGCACCCCGCGGGGCCGCATCGCCACCGCCGCCGCCCGTGAACACCTCGCCTGGCCGGAGGCGGCCTGA